Proteins encoded together in one Sulfitobacter pontiacus window:
- a CDS encoding thiamine diphosphokinase, with product MKTTIVASRSPVTVIGGGQPGPNDLNEALQLAPMCVAVDGGANLARDAGVEIAALVGDFDSVTPETLSQIPPARQFKLAEQETTDFDKALRSVAAPLIVAVGFSGGRVDHQLAALSSLARHPHQRCLLIAGEQVIFLAPPRLDLPTRAGDVVSIYPLAAVHGESSGLEWPLDGLELSPLGRLGTSNRATGPATLRVDRPAALVMVPRVLIPQVAQSLLQPDAAAWPAPSG from the coding sequence GTGAAAACAACCATTGTGGCAAGCCGCAGCCCTGTCACCGTCATCGGGGGCGGGCAGCCCGGCCCGAACGACCTGAACGAGGCGTTGCAGCTTGCCCCGATGTGTGTGGCGGTCGATGGCGGGGCAAATCTGGCCCGCGACGCAGGCGTAGAGATCGCGGCGCTGGTGGGGGATTTCGATTCCGTCACGCCCGAGACCCTGTCGCAAATCCCGCCCGCGCGGCAGTTCAAACTGGCAGAGCAGGAAACCACCGATTTCGACAAGGCGCTGCGGTCGGTGGCCGCGCCGTTGATCGTGGCGGTGGGGTTTTCGGGCGGGCGCGTGGACCATCAGCTTGCTGCCCTGAGCTCTCTGGCGCGGCATCCGCACCAGCGTTGCCTGCTCATCGCCGGAGAGCAGGTGATTTTCCTCGCGCCGCCCCGGCTTGATCTGCCGACGCGGGCGGGGGATGTGGTGTCGATATACCCGCTGGCGGCGGTCCACGGGGAAAGCAGCGGGCTTGAGTGGCCGCTTGACGGGCTAGAGCTTTCGCCGCTGGGGCGGTTGGGGACATCGAACCGTGCGACGGGGCCCGCGACCCTTAGGGTGGATCGTCCCGCTGCGTTGGTGATGGTGCCCAGGGTGCTCATTCCGCAGGTTGCACAATCGCTGCTGCAGCCAGACGCCGCTGCGTGGCCCGCTCCCTCAGGATAA
- a CDS encoding DMT family transporter has translation MLPDKPMTGIAMMLGFCIVAPVGDAIAKLLGSSVPLGQVVFIRFAVQLLILLPLVLLTGRPLAMRGRTLWLAFVRTVLHVIGIAMMFTALKYLPLADAVAIIFVMPFFMLLLGKYVLGEEVGTRRLLACIVGFCGTLLVVQPSFAEVGWPALLPVGVALNFALFMLVTRQIAKHTDPISLQTVSGFIAVVILLPLLGLGQTLALPALGWRAPDANAWMLLIAIGVLGSVAHLLMTWSLRYAPSATLAPMQYLEIPVATLVGLIVFGDLPNALAALGMGITMAAGLYIILRERATQRRLAAAAIVQPAE, from the coding sequence ATGCTGCCCGATAAACCGATGACCGGTATTGCCATGATGCTTGGCTTTTGCATCGTTGCCCCTGTGGGTGATGCAATTGCGAAACTGCTGGGGTCCTCCGTGCCGCTGGGTCAGGTCGTGTTTATCCGCTTTGCGGTGCAGTTGCTGATCTTGCTGCCGCTGGTGCTGCTGACGGGCAGGCCGCTGGCGATGCGGGGCCGCACGCTGTGGCTCGCGTTTGTGCGCACAGTGCTGCATGTCATCGGGATCGCGATGATGTTCACCGCGCTGAAATACCTGCCGCTGGCCGATGCTGTGGCGATTATCTTTGTCATGCCCTTCTTTATGCTTCTGCTCGGCAAATACGTGCTGGGGGAAGAGGTCGGCACCCGCCGGCTTCTCGCCTGTATCGTCGGCTTTTGCGGCACACTGCTGGTGGTGCAACCCAGCTTTGCCGAGGTGGGCTGGCCCGCATTGCTGCCCGTTGGCGTAGCGCTGAACTTTGCGCTGTTCATGCTGGTGACACGGCAGATCGCCAAACACACCGACCCGATCAGCCTGCAAACGGTCAGCGGGTTTATCGCCGTGGTGATACTGCTGCCCTTGCTGGGTCTGGGTCAAACCCTTGCGCTGCCCGCCTTGGGGTGGCGGGCCCCTGACGCGAACGCCTGGATGCTGCTGATCGCAATCGGCGTCCTTGGCAGTGTGGCCCATCTGCTGATGACATGGTCCTTGCGCTACGCCCCCTCGGCCACGCTGGCACCGATGCAATATCTCGAAATTCCCGTGGCGACGCTGGTCGGGTTGATCGTCTTTGGCGATCTGCCCAATGCGCTGGCGGCGCTCGGGATGGGGATCACCATGGCCGCCGGTCTTTATATTATCCTGAGGGAGCGGGCCACGCAGCGGCGTCTGGCTGCAGCAGCGATTGTGCAACCTGCGGAATGA
- a CDS encoding DUF3572 domain-containing protein yields MEINMMKQDAAETVALQALAWLAANEDLMPTFMGSTGASAEDLRTQAGDPVFLGAVLDFIMMDDAWVTEFCDTVNIPYDRIMQARQSLPGGAQMNWT; encoded by the coding sequence ATGGAAATTAATATGATGAAGCAAGATGCCGCCGAGACGGTCGCCCTGCAGGCCTTGGCCTGGCTGGCCGCGAACGAAGACCTGATGCCCACCTTTATGGGATCAACGGGTGCATCTGCCGAAGACCTTCGCACCCAGGCTGGCGATCCGGTGTTTCTCGGCGCGGTTCTGGATTTCATCATGATGGATGACGCCTGGGTCACGGAGTTTTGCGATACCGTGAACATCCCTTACGACCGTATCATGCAAGCCCGTCAGTCGCTTCCGGGTGGCGCGCAGATGAATTGGACCTGA
- a CDS encoding glycosyl transferase — protein sequence MADFHQNGNIATLHNLRTRSLDEMTYELETFAQTRKMALILPCLYSELETEAMPRILAELSKVSYLHRIIIGLDRADEAQFRHAKEFFKGLNQNHIVIWNDSPRMLALGAQLKDMGLAPAEQGKGKNVWSSLGYLIACQDSAVMAIHDCDIVTYTNDLLARLIYPVANANFPYQVAKGYYARVGSDKLNGRVTRLLVSPLLIALKKVVGDRDYIDYLRAFRYPLSGEFAMRTNILPDLRIPSDWGLEIGVLSEAWRNLAPKSVCQVEIADDYDHKHQDLSEADADAGLNRMSTDICKAIFRKLAADGTVFTPNVFRTLKATYYRCALDLLDAYYNDAKMNGLSIDRHKEERAIELFTENIMRAGHFFLDNPHETPFIPTWNRVHAAAPEFLANLREAAAADDAEYN from the coding sequence ATGGCTGATTTTCATCAAAACGGAAATATCGCGACCCTGCACAATCTGCGCACCCGCTCGCTGGACGAAATGACCTACGAGCTCGAGACGTTCGCCCAGACCCGCAAAATGGCGCTGATCCTGCCTTGTCTCTACTCCGAGCTAGAGACCGAGGCGATGCCCCGCATTCTGGCAGAGCTGTCCAAGGTCAGCTATCTGCACCGCATCATCATCGGTCTGGACCGCGCCGACGAGGCACAGTTCCGCCATGCGAAAGAGTTCTTCAAGGGCCTCAACCAGAACCACATCGTGATCTGGAACGACAGCCCGCGGATGCTGGCGCTTGGCGCGCAGCTGAAAGACATGGGCCTCGCCCCCGCGGAACAAGGCAAGGGCAAGAATGTCTGGTCCTCGCTCGGCTATCTGATCGCCTGTCAGGACAGCGCGGTGATGGCGATCCATGATTGCGATATCGTGACCTATACCAACGACCTGCTGGCGCGGCTGATCTATCCCGTCGCCAATGCGAATTTCCCCTATCAGGTCGCCAAAGGCTATTACGCGCGGGTGGGCAGCGACAAGCTGAACGGGCGGGTCACGAGGCTGCTGGTCAGCCCGTTGCTGATCGCGCTGAAAAAGGTCGTGGGCGACCGTGACTATATCGATTACCTGCGCGCCTTCCGCTATCCGCTCTCGGGTGAATTTGCCATGCGCACCAATATCTTGCCCGATCTGCGCATTCCCTCCGACTGGGGGCTGGAGATCGGCGTGCTGTCAGAGGCATGGCGCAACCTCGCGCCGAAATCGGTCTGTCAGGTCGAAATCGCCGACGACTATGACCACAAGCACCAAGATCTGAGCGAGGCCGACGCCGATGCGGGGTTGAACCGCATGTCCACCGACATCTGCAAGGCGATTTTCCGCAAGCTGGCGGCAGACGGCACGGTGTTCACGCCCAATGTCTTTCGCACGCTCAAGGCGACCTATTATCGATGTGCGCTAGACCTGCTGGATGCCTATTACAACGACGCCAAAATGAACGGGCTGAGCATCGACCGCCACAAGGAAGAACGCGCGATCGAGCTTTTTACCGAGAATATCATGCGGGCGGGACACTTCTTTCTCGATAACCCGCACGAGACCCCCTTTATCCCCACATGGAACCGCGTCCACGCCGCCGCGCCCGAGTTCCTTGCCAATCTGCGCGAGGCCGCCGCAGCGGATGACGCAGAATACAACTAG
- a CDS encoding helix-turn-helix domain-containing protein: MRMQRHRMAMTLQQLSAASGVSVGYLSQVERGNATPTLGTLSQIAAALDVDADFFVRTPRTVDSLTRGAARPRFAVAGSSIEYEQIGAERAGHEMTSYVMNVPPGYESETVTHVGEEIIYILEGEISQMVGEREYLMTAGDSLHYLGTTPHCWANRTDRQARILWVGRMKYDKSGEIGQSEAAPAESSREMLPLRR; this comes from the coding sequence ATGCGGATGCAGCGTCACCGGATGGCGATGACATTGCAGCAGCTGTCGGCGGCCTCCGGTGTATCGGTGGGCTATCTGAGCCAGGTGGAACGCGGCAACGCGACACCGACGCTTGGCACGCTCAGCCAGATCGCTGCCGCGCTTGACGTTGATGCGGATTTTTTCGTGCGGACCCCGCGCACGGTCGACAGCCTGACCCGCGGTGCCGCACGGCCCCGTTTTGCGGTGGCAGGATCGTCGATTGAATATGAACAGATCGGTGCCGAACGCGCGGGCCACGAGATGACATCCTATGTGATGAACGTCCCGCCCGGCTATGAATCCGAAACGGTGACCCATGTTGGCGAAGAGATCATCTATATCCTTGAGGGTGAGATCTCGCAGATGGTTGGCGAACGGGAGTATCTGATGACGGCGGGCGACAGCCTGCATTATCTGGGTACCACGCCCCATTGCTGGGCCAACAGAACAGACCGGCAGGCCCGCATCTTATGGGTCGGTCGCATGAAATACGATAAGTCCGGGGAAATCGGACAGAGTGAGGCCGCGCCGGCAGAGAGCTCGCGCGAAATGTTACCCCTCAGGCGTTAA
- a CDS encoding DUF2842 domain-containing protein has product MALGYKARRRWALVILLIGLPLYIIAAVVTVSLFDRPPFWIELVIYIALGVVWAIPFKFVFKGIGQADPNADHDAE; this is encoded by the coding sequence ATGGCCCTTGGATATAAAGCACGTCGCCGGTGGGCGCTGGTCATTCTGCTGATTGGGCTGCCGCTCTATATCATTGCGGCGGTGGTCACCGTGTCGCTGTTTGACCGGCCACCCTTCTGGATCGAACTGGTGATCTATATCGCGCTTGGCGTGGTCTGGGCGATCCCGTTCAAATTTGTGTTCAAGGGGATCGGTCAGGCTGACCCGAACGCGGATCACGACGCAGAATAA
- a CDS encoding sugar phosphorylase, translating to MTDSARSLGSRLSAVLAEVYPDLDADILSSKVLDAFWPEGTTRRKRGRIAGNTLWSERDALLITYGNSIVDGAHKPLDLLNDFLHRYLRGTLNSVHILPFFPYTSDDGFAVSDFRAVNPQLGDWPDINRIAADFTLMSDLVLNHVSSQGNWFNAYRQGQAPYDKFFFEASPQDDLREVVRPRTTPLLQEVETSSGPRHVWCTFSHDQIDLDFRNPEVLLEFLRIIRLHVDNGVQIIRLDAVAFLWKQIGTPSIHLPQTHAIIRLMRLLCDYAPEKIILLTETNVPKAENLSYFGAGDEAHAIYNFPLPPLILHAMMSGNGAHLRRWQRTMPPAPMGCAYLNFTASHDGIGMRPAEGLLPEDEKQQVIDTVLQVGGLVSMRSLPDGGQSPYELNTTFYDALSRTFKGEDDHHHARFICSQTIVMSLEGIPAFYIHAMLATPNDHAQVEHRGMSRAINRHRWDYPSLRDQLADASSAPARVLGDLSARLKVRQKQKAFHPNATQFTVNLQDDRVFGVWRQSLDRKQSIFALHNVSDASVAISAAALNLIEDQPWQDLISGDLIDASADHITLAPYQCMWITNRF from the coding sequence ATGACGGACAGTGCCCGTTCTCTCGGCTCTCGGCTCAGCGCGGTGTTGGCAGAGGTCTATCCCGATCTGGATGCCGACATCCTTTCCAGCAAGGTCCTTGATGCCTTCTGGCCCGAGGGGACGACGCGCCGCAAAAGAGGCCGGATTGCCGGCAATACGCTTTGGTCGGAACGGGATGCGCTGCTGATCACCTATGGCAACTCTATCGTGGACGGGGCGCATAAGCCGCTGGATTTGTTGAACGACTTTCTGCATCGCTACCTGCGCGGCACGTTGAACAGCGTGCATATCCTGCCGTTCTTCCCCTATACCTCTGACGACGGGTTTGCGGTGTCCGATTTTCGCGCGGTGAACCCGCAGCTTGGGGATTGGCCTGATATCAACCGCATCGCCGCCGATTTCACGCTGATGTCCGATCTGGTGCTGAACCATGTGTCGAGCCAGGGGAACTGGTTCAACGCCTACCGTCAGGGGCAGGCCCCCTATGACAAGTTCTTTTTCGAAGCCTCGCCGCAGGATGATCTGCGCGAGGTGGTGCGCCCGCGGACGACGCCGCTGTTGCAAGAGGTAGAAACCTCAAGCGGCCCGCGCCACGTCTGGTGCACTTTCAGCCATGACCAGATCGACCTTGATTTCCGCAACCCCGAGGTGCTGCTTGAGTTTTTGCGGATCATTCGCCTGCATGTGGATAATGGCGTGCAGATCATCCGGCTGGATGCGGTGGCGTTCTTGTGGAAGCAGATCGGCACCCCGTCGATCCACCTGCCGCAAACCCATGCGATTATCCGGCTGATGCGGTTGCTGTGCGACTATGCGCCGGAAAAGATCATCCTGCTGACCGAAACCAATGTGCCCAAGGCCGAAAACCTCAGCTATTTCGGGGCAGGGGACGAGGCTCATGCGATCTATAATTTCCCGCTGCCGCCGCTGATCTTGCATGCGATGATGTCGGGCAATGGGGCGCATCTACGGCGCTGGCAACGCACGATGCCGCCGGCCCCCATGGGCTGCGCCTATCTGAACTTTACCGCCAGTCACGACGGAATCGGCATGCGCCCCGCCGAAGGGTTGCTGCCCGAGGATGAAAAACAACAGGTCATTGATACGGTGCTACAGGTCGGCGGGTTGGTATCGATGCGCAGCCTGCCCGACGGCGGGCAAAGCCCGTACGAGCTGAACACGACCTTTTACGATGCGCTGTCGCGGACGTTTAAGGGCGAGGATGACCATCATCATGCACGGTTCATCTGTTCGCAGACCATCGTCATGTCGCTGGAGGGGATACCCGCCTTCTACATCCACGCCATGCTGGCGACACCCAATGATCACGCGCAGGTCGAACATCGCGGGATGAGCCGCGCGATCAACCGACACCGATGGGATTATCCGAGCTTGCGCGACCAGCTGGCCGATGCGTCCAGCGCGCCGGCGCGCGTTTTGGGCGATCTGTCAGCGCGGCTAAAGGTGCGGCAGAAGCAAAAGGCGTTTCACCCCAATGCGACGCAATTCACCGTGAACCTGCAAGATGACCGCGTGTTCGGCGTGTGGCGCCAAAGTCTGGACCGCAAACAGTCGATCTTTGCGCTGCACAACGTCAGCGACGCCTCTGTCGCGATTTCGGCGGCGGCGCTGAACCTGATCGAGGATCAACCCTGGCAGGACCTGATCAGCGGTGATTTGATTGACGCCAGCGCGGATCACATCACGCTGGCCCCCTATCAATGCATGTGGATCACCAACCGGTTCTGA
- a CDS encoding HAD family hydrolase: MIKALLFDKDGTLFDFAATWEAWANAFLTRISRGDGERAALLGQQIGFDYGTQSFSPDSIVIAGTPGEVVDALAPHVAEMAKTDLLDLLNHEAENAPQAEAVPLVALLEAFKARGLVLGVATNDAEAPARAHLGGAGVTGYFDFIAGFDSGHGAKPTPGQLLAFAKAVGVDPSEVAMIGDSLHDMAAGRAAGMACVAVLTGLAKRQDLEGAADVVLPDIGHLPAWLDGQRHNPQG, from the coding sequence ATGATCAAAGCGCTACTGTTCGATAAAGACGGAACCCTGTTCGACTTCGCCGCTACATGGGAGGCATGGGCCAATGCCTTCCTGACCCGGATCAGCAGGGGCGACGGAGAGAGAGCGGCTTTGCTGGGGCAGCAGATCGGCTTTGATTACGGGACGCAGAGCTTCTCGCCCGACAGTATCGTTATTGCGGGCACACCGGGGGAGGTCGTAGATGCGCTGGCCCCCCATGTGGCCGAGATGGCGAAGACGGATCTCTTAGATCTGCTGAACCACGAGGCCGAAAACGCCCCTCAGGCAGAGGCGGTGCCGCTGGTTGCATTGCTAGAGGCGTTCAAGGCACGCGGGCTGGTGCTTGGCGTCGCCACCAATGACGCCGAGGCGCCCGCCCGTGCGCATTTGGGCGGCGCGGGGGTGACCGGATATTTTGACTTTATCGCCGGTTTCGATAGCGGCCACGGTGCAAAGCCCACGCCCGGGCAGCTCTTGGCGTTTGCCAAAGCCGTGGGGGTGGACCCGTCTGAAGTCGCGATGATCGGGGATAGCCTGCACGATATGGCGGCGGGCCGTGCGGCGGGTATGGCCTGCGTTGCGGTGCTGACGGGGCTGGCCAAACGTCAGGATCTAGAAGGGGCCGCCGATGTGGTGCTGCCCGACATCGGCCATCTGCCCGCGTGGCTGGACGGGCAGAGACATAACCCGCAGGGCTGA
- a CDS encoding mannosyl-3-phosphoglycerate phosphatase produces the protein MAMSLPLLVFTDLDGTLLSHSSYRWDAATPALDALRNIGAAVVLASSKTAPEIAEIRAELAWDHCPAIIENGAGILPPDSTDMPKTDSYVRLRQTLDSLPAELRDPFCGFGDMTVAQIAQITGLSHNDAANAAERAFSEPGIWSGSAELRGAFIDALHDHGIHAREGGRFLTLSYGRTKADQMAALTDAFAPRHTLALGDAPNDIEMLQAADFGVIVANPHRDPLPPLPGEDTGRIIRTTLPGPAGWNGAVLDLITRLNLN, from the coding sequence ATGGCTATGTCTTTACCCCTGCTGGTGTTTACCGACCTTGATGGCACGTTGCTGTCACATAGTTCCTATCGCTGGGATGCGGCCACCCCCGCCTTGGACGCGTTGCGCAATATCGGGGCCGCAGTGGTGTTGGCGAGCTCGAAAACCGCGCCCGAGATCGCAGAGATTCGCGCCGAACTGGCATGGGATCACTGCCCCGCGATCATCGAAAACGGTGCCGGTATTTTACCGCCCGACAGCACCGACATGCCCAAAACGGACAGTTACGTGCGCCTGCGCCAAACGCTCGACAGCCTGCCTGCGGAGCTGCGCGACCCGTTTTGCGGGTTCGGCGATATGACGGTGGCGCAGATCGCACAGATCACCGGCCTGTCGCATAATGACGCCGCCAACGCGGCAGAGCGGGCCTTTTCAGAACCCGGCATCTGGTCGGGCAGCGCCGAGTTGCGCGGCGCATTTATCGACGCCCTGCACGATCACGGTATCCATGCCCGTGAAGGGGGACGGTTTCTGACCCTTTCCTACGGGCGCACCAAAGCCGACCAGATGGCCGCGCTGACCGACGCCTTTGCGCCGCGCCATACGCTGGCGCTTGGCGATGCCCCCAATGACATAGAGATGCTGCAAGCGGCCGACTTTGGCGTCATTGTCGCCAACCCGCACCGCGACCCCCTGCCCCCGCTGCCCGGTGAGGACACCGGCCGGATCATCCGCACCACGCTCCCCGGTCCTGCCGGATGGAACGGTGCCGTGCTGGACCTGATCACGCGGCTTAACCTGAACTAA
- a CDS encoding diguanylate cyclase domain-containing protein, translated as MPGKVLIVDTVATNRIALKTKLTSASYEVWQASTVAQAVDISRRSGPDLVITAHQLDGQDATALCTMLAGSPRTSRIPVFALADGGGAALCLHLLANGAQEAMVKPVCDKLFLGRVRSMIRAGHGASHTAMRDAMCPTLGLEETAATFARPGTFQIVSHDKAETQVHVTQLRKRLRGAVSQTTIRDALTGIRQNALPDVFILTLTGVETRDEAQLRLISTLRANTTTRHCGILVLQSRPHPAGAAHALDLGADDLMQHGFDIDELSLRLTGLLARKQQGDTIRRDVDTRLREAVFDPLTGIYNRRHALSEVARLAVRTRRKGIPLAVMLADIDHFKRVNDAFGHASGDAVLVETARRLKSCLRPLDVAARIGGEEFLLILPGITEAEATRMAKRMCEAYRTTPFTIPASAQPIHATISIGLCTAQPETGDAFPAPLDASAIAAELIDRADQALYSAKHRGRDRVGLIRSAA; from the coding sequence GTGCCCGGTAAAGTCCTGATTGTGGATACGGTTGCGACCAACCGCATCGCTTTGAAAACCAAACTCACGTCCGCCTCCTACGAGGTATGGCAGGCGTCCACCGTGGCCCAGGCGGTCGACATCTCGCGCCGGTCGGGGCCTGATCTGGTCATCACGGCGCATCAACTGGACGGGCAGGATGCGACGGCCCTATGCACGATGCTCGCGGGGTCGCCGCGCACATCACGGATACCTGTCTTTGCCTTGGCCGATGGCGGTGGCGCGGCACTGTGTTTGCACCTGCTGGCGAATGGCGCACAGGAAGCGATGGTCAAACCTGTCTGCGACAAGCTGTTTCTGGGACGGGTGCGCAGCATGATACGCGCGGGCCACGGGGCCAGCCACACGGCCATGCGGGACGCGATGTGCCCCACGCTCGGGCTGGAAGAAACCGCCGCCACCTTCGCCCGCCCGGGCACGTTCCAGATCGTCAGCCATGACAAGGCAGAGACACAGGTGCATGTCACCCAGCTACGCAAACGTCTGCGGGGGGCTGTCAGCCAGACGACCATCCGCGACGCGTTGACCGGTATCCGGCAGAACGCGCTGCCCGATGTCTTTATCCTGACCCTGACCGGTGTCGAAACGCGCGACGAGGCGCAACTGCGCCTGATCTCGACCCTGCGGGCGAATACGACGACGCGGCACTGCGGTATTCTGGTGCTCCAATCGCGCCCCCACCCCGCCGGTGCCGCCCATGCGCTGGATCTCGGGGCCGACGATCTGATGCAGCATGGCTTTGATATCGATGAACTTTCGCTGCGGTTGACCGGGCTTCTGGCGCGCAAACAGCAGGGCGACACGATCCGGCGTGATGTCGATACGCGCCTGCGCGAAGCGGTGTTTGATCCGCTGACGGGGATCTACAACCGCCGGCACGCCCTGTCAGAGGTCGCGCGGCTGGCCGTGCGCACCCGCCGCAAAGGGATACCGCTGGCCGTGATGCTGGCAGACATAGACCACTTCAAACGGGTGAATGACGCTTTCGGCCACGCCTCGGGGGACGCCGTGTTGGTCGAAACCGCACGCCGGTTGAAATCATGTCTGCGCCCGCTCGACGTTGCCGCCCGCATCGGAGGGGAGGAATTTTTACTCATCCTCCCGGGCATCACAGAGGCAGAGGCCACCCGGATGGCCAAACGCATGTGCGAAGCCTACCGCACGACGCCATTTACCATCCCCGCCAGCGCGCAGCCTATCCATGCCACGATCAGCATCGGGCTATGTACCGCACAGCCTGAAACCGGCGACGCCTTCCCCGCCCCACTTGATGCCTCGGCCATTGCGGCAGAGCTGATCGACCGCGCGGATCAAGCTTTATACAGTGCGAAACACCGCGGGCGCGATCGCGTCGGTCTGATCCGGTCGGCGGCGTGA
- a CDS encoding heme NO-binding domain-containing protein translates to MHGLINHTIQRFVLDSFGHRVWAQVALRADLCAVMGTADFEPMLTYDDAITPRVINRLSAVMKRAIPDLLEDLGAWLVSNPDREGVRRLLRFGGDDFEEFLHSLNDLPERATLAVEDLQLPQMEVAQLDDWRFTLTCRGKVQGFGYVMMGVMRVIADDYGTLALLDCRTAPPEGEVITVTIIDRHYAQGRSFDLGARG, encoded by the coding sequence ATGCACGGGCTGATCAACCATACGATCCAACGGTTCGTGCTGGATAGCTTTGGCCACCGTGTCTGGGCGCAGGTCGCCCTGCGCGCCGATCTTTGTGCCGTTATGGGCACGGCGGATTTCGAACCGATGCTCACCTATGATGATGCCATCACGCCGCGGGTTATCAACCGCCTGTCTGCCGTGATGAAACGCGCGATCCCCGATCTTCTGGAAGATCTGGGTGCCTGGCTTGTGTCCAACCCCGACCGCGAAGGCGTGCGGCGCTTGCTCCGCTTTGGCGGCGACGATTTTGAAGAGTTCTTGCATTCTCTCAACGACTTGCCCGAACGTGCCACCCTCGCCGTGGAAGACCTGCAACTGCCCCAGATGGAGGTCGCGCAGCTTGATGACTGGCGCTTTACGCTCACCTGTCGCGGGAAAGTGCAAGGCTTTGGCTATGTGATGATGGGCGTGATGCGGGTGATTGCGGATGATTATGGCACATTGGCCCTGCTCGATTGCAGAACCGCCCCACCGGAGGGGGAGGTGATTACCGTCACGATTATTGACCGGCACTACGCGCAGGGGCGCAGCTTTGATCTGGGTGCACGCGGGTGA
- a CDS encoding GGDEF domain-containing protein: MHVIVQPCGRIRHVGPTIHKLRHRGTWIGSNFFDQFVMRRPNMADSIAQIRPMAGRKLHLALHDRPEQIFKGVLVPLPCGTEQMEGSETDCLINLSFGISILNGVRTHRLSNADFAPTDLAVEMLYLMEAKSAAMAASRALNQKLEVAKIAAEEQAFTDTLTGLKNRRAMDHVLSRLIAGDKGFAVMQIDLDYFKAVNDSLGHAAGDHVLQTAARIMVEATRDIDTVARVGGDEFTLLLPGVTGNAHLAQVAERIITRLEQPIRFDGAACRISASIGSIGVKAGQDAVAEDILSDADAALYRSKQAGRARHTVHGETVPDAMQKGMEKPHALQ; this comes from the coding sequence ATGCATGTGATCGTGCAGCCCTGCGGACGTATCCGGCATGTGGGCCCCACCATCCACAAACTGCGCCATCGTGGCACTTGGATCGGGAGCAATTTTTTCGACCAGTTTGTCATGCGCCGACCCAATATGGCCGACAGTATTGCGCAAATTCGCCCAATGGCGGGGCGCAAGCTGCATCTGGCGTTGCACGACCGGCCCGAGCAGATTTTTAAAGGGGTTCTGGTTCCGCTACCTTGTGGCACCGAACAGATGGAAGGCTCGGAAACCGACTGTCTGATAAACCTGTCCTTCGGGATATCGATCCTGAACGGCGTCCGCACCCATCGTCTGAGCAATGCCGATTTCGCGCCGACCGACCTCGCGGTCGAGATGCTTTATCTGATGGAGGCGAAATCGGCGGCGATGGCGGCGTCGCGTGCGCTGAACCAGAAGCTTGAGGTCGCAAAGATCGCGGCGGAGGAGCAAGCGTTTACCGATACGTTGACCGGCTTGAAAAACCGGCGCGCGATGGATCACGTGCTGTCGCGGCTTATCGCGGGGGACAAGGGGTTTGCCGTGATGCAGATCGATCTGGATTACTTCAAGGCGGTGAACGATAGCCTGGGCCATGCGGCGGGGGATCACGTGTTGCAAACCGCGGCCCGGATCATGGTGGAAGCAACAAGGGACATCGACACCGTCGCCCGCGTCGGCGGTGACGAATTTACCCTGCTGCTGCCTGGGGTTACCGGCAACGCGCATCTGGCACAGGTCGCCGAACGGATCATCACGCGACTGGAACAGCCGATCAGATTTGATGGCGCGGCGTGCCGGATCTCTGCCAGCATCGGCAGCATAGGGGTCAAAGCGGGGCAGGACGCCGTGGCCGAAGATATCCTGTCGGACGCCGATGCGGCGCTTTACCGCTCTAAGCAAGCCGGGCGTGCGCGGCACACGGTGCACGGTGAAACTGTGCCAGACGCCATGCAGAAGGGGATGGAGAAACCACACGCGCTGCAATAG